In one window of Primulina tabacum isolate GXHZ01 chromosome 8, ASM2559414v2, whole genome shotgun sequence DNA:
- the LOC142552689 gene encoding wall-associated receptor kinase-like 10 — protein sequence MGLTLIARIAVSICLSMTVALAVSLSKPNCTNTCGNVTIPYPFGIGARCSASSWFTVACQNSSFPPKLSLSSINMEIENISLDNGTVRVIEPVSPLNCSDEQRLFSLGRSLTGSAFTISAFQNSFALLGCDNSIWLRANNETIGGCMAVCDPSSNDTSCNGINCCQITIPTGLQELQYSYNRTLGSSTNGNSCGYAFLTERKWFQEDYKTYRGLHTNLSNPFDEGFRYANMVLEWEVDNMTRSNYSSCIYLNGTRSTQLCSCNRGFEGNPYLPGGCQDINECERLNFCTGTCINTLGSYRCQAPTKRLASYIGIVSALGSLLLLIAAMWCYRVIRKRLKANRKKRFFTRNGGILLEKQLHSTDNGVEKTKLFDAKELAQATDQYNENRVLGRGGQGTVYKGMLKDGRVVAVKKSKKVDKDDIELFINEVVILSQINHRHVVKLLGCCLETEVPLLVYEFIPNGTLFEHIHDPKEEFPLTWEMRIRIATEVASAISYLHSAASTPIYHRDIKSTNILLDSKYQAKVADFGTSRTISIDQTHVTTRVLGTFGYLDPEYFQSGQFTDKSDVYSFGVVIVELLTGEKAISSIRAEEGRSLITYFLHSVEENQLFDIIDSRVLKEGQKEEIVAIAQLAKRCLYLKGKKRPTMREVAAELEGIQIRKQGSGFQHSYDETEYHSIDLYDAYDISSNSSSMQFDTNPTCAADVRPLLK from the coding sequence ATGGGGTTGACCTTAATAGCTCGCATTGCTGTCTCAATATGTCTTTCAATGACCGTGGCTCTAGCGGTGTCTCTGTCGAAGCCTAATTGCACGAACACCTGCGGAAACGTGACGATTCCGTATCCTTTTGGAATCGGTGCTCGATGCAGCGCAAGTTCGTGGTTCACGGTTGCCTGCCAGAATTCCAGCTTCCCCCCAAAGCTATCTTTGAGCAGCATCAACATGGAAATAGAAAACATTTCCTTGGATAATGGGACAGTTCGAGTAATTGAGCCTGTGTCACCTTTGAATTGTTCGGATGAACAAAGACTCTTCTCTTTGGGAAGATCGCTGACAGGCAGTGCTTTCACAATCTCGGCATTTCAAAACTCGTTTGCTCTTCTTGGATGCGACAATTCAATCTGGTTGCGCGCCAATAATGAGACCATTGGTGGGTGTATGGCTGTTTGTGATCCTAGTTCGAACGACACCAGTTGCAATGGTATCAACTGTTGTCAGATTACAATCCCAACAGGGCTCCAAGAACTTCAGTATTCCTATAATCGAACCCTGGGTTCCAGCACTAATGGAAATTCTTGTGGATACGCCTTTCTTACTGAGCGAAAATGGTTCCAAGAGGATTATAAAACATATAGAGGGCTTCACACTAATTTGTCAAATCCATTCGATGAAGGGTTTAGATATGCAAATATGGTACTTGAATGGGAGGTCGACAACATGACTCGTTCGAATTATAGTTCCTGCATATACTTGAATGGAACTAGATCAACTCAACTGTGTTCATGCAATCGTGGATTTGAAGGAAATCCTTACTTACCTGGAGGATGCCAAGACATCAACGAATGTGAGAGATTAAATTTTTGTACCGGTACTTGTATCAACACATTAGGGTCTTACAGATGCCAGGCGCCTACCAAAAGACTTGCATCATACATCGGTATTGTGAGTGCCCTTGGATCACTACTTCTGCTTATCGCCGCAATGTGGTGTTACAGAGTTATTAGGAAAAGATTGAAGGCAAACCGCAAGAAGAGATTCTTCACACGAAATGGTGGGATATTGTTAGAAAAACAGTTACATTCAACAGATAATGGTGTAGAGAAAACCAAGTTGTTTGATGCGAAAGAGTTGGCACAAGCGACTGATCAGTATAATGAAAATCGTGTGCTTGGCCGTGGTGGCCAAGGTACTGTCTACAAAGGAATGCTGAAAGACGGGAGAGTTGTGGCAGTTAAGAAGTCCAAGAAGGTTGACAAAGACGATATTGAACTGTTCATCAACGAGGTGGTTATTTTATCACAAATTAACCACAGACATGTAGTGAAACTACTGGGATGTTGCTTGGAGACTGAAGTCCCACTTCTCGTGTACGAGTTCATTCCTAATGGCACACTTTTCGAACATATCCATGATCCAAAGGAAGAATTCCCATTGACATGGGAGATGAGGATACGAATTGCGACAGAGGTAGCCAGTGCTATATCTTACCTTCATTCAGCTGCATCTACACCTATCTATCATCGGGATATCAAGTCAACAAACATACTCTTGGACAGCAAATATCAGGCAAAGGTCGCAGACTTTGGAACATCAAGGACGATTTCTATCGATCAGACTCATGTGACCACAAGAGTTTTAGGCACCTTTGGTTACTTAGATCCCGAATACTTCCAATCCGGTCAGTTTACTGACAAGAGCGATGTTTACAGTTTTGGTGTGGTAATAGTCGAGCTTTTAACTGGGGAGAAAGCAATATCATCAATTAGAGCGGAAGAGGGAAGAAGTTTGATCACATATTTCCTGCATTCAGTGGAGGAAAATCAGTTGTTCGACATTATTGATTCACGGGTGCTCAAAGAAGGACAAAAAGAAGAAATCGTGGCAATTGCACAACTTGCTAAAAGATGTCTGTATCTGAAAGGTAAGAAAAGGCCAACAATGAGGGAAGTAGCAGCAGAGTTGGAAGGAATTCAAATAAGGAAACAAGGGTCAGGTTTTCAGCACAGCTATGATGAAACAGAATACCATTCTATTGACCTGTATGATGCTTATGATATCTCATCAAACTCAAGTAGCATGCAGTTTGATACAAATCCTACTTGTGCAGCAGATGTCCGCCCTCTATTGAAGTAA